A DNA window from Macrobrachium rosenbergii isolate ZJJX-2024 chromosome 41, ASM4041242v1, whole genome shotgun sequence contains the following coding sequences:
- the LOC136826652 gene encoding monocarboxylate transporter 12-B-like, with protein sequence MKDHSGSHEATVLPPIPPEDTENNENNGIQKNSPLLKNGPEIDSAERQHTKENGNLSDGKYDSVRYCPGAPEKNEELLKMMDKSEDEAGSEKIIANSNNQLESKTPSVVAEEDMAPDGGWGWIVVAAASFVLMSVDTIGQCFGIIFSGFLLDRGASSLTTAWMINMFTFFFCVTGLPLASLIQEFGWRRIALVASLMLFTATVSSAFANAIWVLYFTFSLLAGISCGMLLNISYIIVPYYFNRRRGLASGIIMALDSSGQIVAPPLVKWLQDEFAYKGATLILGGIVLNCFVAAAVFHPVEWHSKLGPRRERRATQNARSEYGKSRLAGLHSNATQFLASMLANLRVLRYVKAIVIALGATLFLCGYQNFMAFMPFVVQDAGYTLGDAAQCVSVSAVFNMITRLTVAWLSDSSWFSYRVSLMFSSAVLTVTLIVFSLLRDIKWMIALMCIYGIGVGSYMCLFSLVMVHYFGLDKLVSMMGATMLVTSVSNITIGPMAGLVRDLTGSYSACIWVLAGLSFCSFLLWFFMPLAVRFDDSKKKKKRKKYANDA encoded by the exons ATGAAAGACCACTCAGGCTCACACGAGGCAACCGTTCTGCCGCCCATACCTCCGGAAGATACCGAGAACAATGAAAACAACGGCATCCAAAAGAACTCCCCACTACTCAAAAATGGACCCGAGATCGACTCGGCCGAACGGCAACACACCAAGGAAAACGGAAACTTAAGCGACGGGAAATACGACTCTGTCCGGTACTGCCCGGGCGCCCCTGAGAAGAACGAGGAGCTCCTGAAGATGATGGATAAATCGGAGGATGAGGCGGGGAGCGAGAAAATCATCGCTAACAGCAACAACCAGCTGGAGTCCAAAACGCCGTCGGTCGTCGCCGAGGAGGACATGGCTCCTGACGGAGGGTGGGGCTGGATCGTGGTGGCCGCTGCGTCCTTCGTCCTG ATGTCAGTCGACACCATCGGCCAGTGCTTTGGTATAATATTCTCCGGCTTCCTGCTCGACCGAGGAGCCTCGTCGTTGACCACAgcatggatgatcaacatgttcACGTTCTTCTTCTGCGTGACTGGTCTTCCGCTCGCTTCCTTAATCCAGGAGTTCGGGTGGAGGAGGATTGCCCTGGTGGCGTCGCTGATGCTCTTCACGGCGACGGTGTCTTCCGCATTTGCCAACGCCATCTGGGTCCTTTActtcaccttctctctcttggCTG gaATAAGTTGCGGCATGTTGCTGAACATCAGCTACATCATCGTCCCCTATTACTTCAACCGCCGGAGAGGGCTGGCCAGCGGCATCATCATGGCCCTAGACTCTAGTGGCCAGATAGTCGCGCCTCCGCTCGTCAAGTGGCTGCAGGACGAATTCGCCTACAAAGGAGCAACGCTCATCCTCGGCGGCATCGTGCTGAACTGCTTCGTGGCGGCTGCCGTTTTTCACCCCGTCGAGTGGCACTCGAAGTTGGGACCGCGGCGTGAGAGGAGAGCGACGCAAAACGCCCGGAGCGAATATGGCAAGAGCCGTTTAGCGGGGCTGCACTCGAACGCCACCCAGTTCCTAGCGTCCATGTTGGCCAATCTGAGGGTCCTCAGGTACGTCAAGGCGATCGTCATCGCCTTGGGCGCAACGCTGTTCCTTTGTGGGTACCAGAACTTCATGGCCTTCATGCCCTTCGTGGTCCAGGATGCCGGGTACACCTTGGGAGACGCAGCGCAGTGCGTGTCCGTTTCGGCCGTCTTCAACATGATCACGAGACTGACTGTAGCCTGGCTCAGCGATTCTTCTTGGTTCAGTTACCGAGTGTCGCTCATGTTCAGCTCCGCGGTTCTTACCGTCACTTTGATAG TGTTCTCCCTCCTCCGCGACATCAAATGGATGATCGCCCTAATGTGCATCTACGGCATCGGAGTCGGGTCCTACATGTGCCTCTTCAGCCTGGTTATGGTGCACTACTTCGGCCTCGACAAACTGGTCTCCATGATGGGCGCCACCATGCTGGTCACCTCCGTCAGCAACATCACTATCGGGCCGATGGCGG GGTTAGTCCGCGATTTAACTGGAAGTTACTCCGCCTGCATTTGGGTCTTGGCCGGTCTCTCCTTCTGCAGTTTTCTGCTGTGGTTCTTCATGCCTCTGGCCGTCAGATTCGACGAcagcaagaagaaaaagaagaggaagaagtacgCTAACGACGCTTAA